One window from the genome of Toxotes jaculatrix isolate fToxJac2 chromosome 17, fToxJac2.pri, whole genome shotgun sequence encodes:
- the foxa2 gene encoding forkhead box protein A2 — protein MMLGAVKMEGHEHTDWSTYYGEPECYTSVGNMNTGLGMNSMNTYMSMSGMSTTANMTANSMNMSYVNTGMSPSMTGMSPGTGAMNGMGAGMTAMSAALSPSMSPMTAQPASMNALTSYNTMNAMSPIYGQSNINRSRDPKTYRRSYTHAKPPYSYISLITMAIQQSPSKMLTLAEIYQWIMDLFPFYRQNQQRWQNSIRHSLSFNDCFLKVPRSPDKPGKGSFWTLHPDSGNMFENGCYLRRQKRFKCEKKMTTKDGSRKAGDGGSSNSSSESCNGNESPHSNSSSSDHKRSLSDMKASQALSPEHAAASPVSQGQHLMAQHHSVLAHEAHLKPEHHYSFNHPFSINNLMSSEQQHHKMDLKTYEQVMHYSGYGSPMAGALSMGSMAGKPGLDSSSIPDTTYYQGVYSRPIMNSS, from the exons ATGATGCTTGGAGCAGTTAAAATGGAAGGACACGAACACACCGACTGGAGCACCTACTACGGAGAGCCCGAG TGTTACACCTCGGTTGGCAACATGAACACGGGCCTGGGAATGAACTCTATGAACACCTACATGAGCATGTCCGGCATGAGCACCACTGCCAACATGACGGCCAACTCCATGAACATGTCATACGTCAACACGGGAATGAGTCCCTCCATGACCGGCATGTCACCGGGCACCGGAGCCATGAACGGCATGGGCGCAGGCATGACAGCCATGAGCGCAGCCCTCAGCCCCAGTATGAGTCCCATGACCGCGCAGCCCGCGTCTATGAACGCCCTGACATCCTACAACACCATGAACGCCATGAGCCCCATTTACGGACAGTCTAACATCAACAGGTCCAGAGACCCTAAGACTTACCGCAGGAGCTACACGCACGCCAAACCTCCCTACTCCTACATTTCTCTCATCACCATGGCCATTCAGCAGTCTCCCAGTAAGATGCTGACACTGGCCGAGATCTACCAGTGGATAATGGACCTCTTCCCTTTTTACCGACAGAACCAGCAGCGCTGGCAGAACTCCATTCGCCACTCTTTGTCGTTCAATGACTGTTTCCTCAAAGTGCCCAGGTCACCGGATAAACCCGGGAAAGGCTCCTTTTGGACTCTGCACCCGGACTCCGGGAACATGTTTGAGAACGGCTGCTACCTGAGGAGGCAGAAGCGCTTCAAGTGCGAGAAGAAGATGACCACAAAGGACGGTAGCCGCAAGGCGGGAGACGGCGGCTCCtccaacagcagctctgagagcTGCAACGGCAACGAGTCCCCGCACTCCAACTCCTCCTCCAGCGACCACAAAAGGTCCCTGTCAGACATGAAGGCGAGCCAGGCCCTGAGCCCGGAGCACGCCGCCGCCTCACCGGTGTCGCAGGGGCAGCACCTCATGGCTCAGCATCACTCGGTCCTTGCCCACGAAGCGCACCTGAAGCCGGAGCACCACTATTCCTTCAACCACCCCTTCTCCATCAACAACCTCATGTCGtcggagcagcagcatcacaaaaTGGACCTTAAGACTTACGAGCAAGTGATGCATTACTCCGGATATGGCTCCCCCATGGCCGGGGCGCTTTCCATGGGCTCCATGGCGGGGAAACCCGGTCTGGATTCTTCATCCATACCTGACACAACTTACTACCAAGGCGTCTATTCCAGGCCAATCATGAACTCTTCATAA